In Synechococcus sp. RS9909, one genomic interval encodes:
- the ylqF gene encoding ribosome biogenesis GTPase YlqF, whose translation MSSPPIQWYPGHIAKAEQQLRRHLDKVDLVIEVRDARIPRATGHPHLNRWINGKQHLLVINRRDMVTAEARDAWQQWFKGQGQSTVWCDAKAGTGVKQLQQAAIRAGDQLNERRRNRGMRPRAVRALTLGFPNVGKSALINRLVKQKVVASARRAGVTRTLRWVRLGQDLDLLDAPGVLPPRLDDQRAALHLALCDDIGQAAYDGEWAAQSFLRLLAVLEPRQGSGVSLPLLETRYGIPLAGDTADPALWIQAAAARHTSADTARMSQRLMDDFRKSVLGSIALELPV comes from the coding sequence GTGAGCTCACCCCCGATTCAGTGGTATCCAGGTCATATCGCTAAAGCGGAGCAGCAGCTCAGGCGCCATCTCGACAAGGTGGATCTGGTGATCGAGGTGCGCGACGCCCGGATTCCGCGTGCCACAGGCCATCCCCACCTCAACCGCTGGATCAACGGCAAACAGCACCTGTTGGTGATCAACCGACGCGACATGGTCACGGCGGAGGCGCGGGACGCCTGGCAACAGTGGTTCAAGGGGCAGGGCCAGAGCACGGTCTGGTGTGATGCCAAAGCCGGAACGGGGGTGAAACAGCTGCAGCAGGCGGCGATCCGCGCTGGTGATCAGCTCAATGAGCGGCGGCGCAACCGCGGCATGCGCCCCCGGGCGGTGCGGGCGCTCACGCTGGGTTTCCCGAATGTGGGCAAGTCGGCCCTGATCAACCGCCTGGTGAAGCAGAAGGTGGTGGCCAGTGCCCGTCGCGCTGGTGTTACCCGCACCCTGCGCTGGGTGCGCCTCGGGCAAGACCTGGATCTGCTCGATGCCCCCGGGGTGCTGCCGCCACGGCTCGACGATCAACGGGCGGCGTTGCACCTGGCCCTCTGTGATGACATCGGCCAGGCCGCCTACGACGGTGAGTGGGCCGCTCAGTCGTTTCTGCGTCTGTTGGCTGTCCTCGAGCCGCGTCAGGGTTCCGGGGTGTCGCTGCCTCTTCTGGAGACGCGCTATGGCATCCCCCTGGCAGGCGATACGGCCGATCCCGCCCTCTGGATCCAGGCGGCGGCAGCCAGGCACACCTCCGCCGATACGGCGCGGATGAGTCAGCGCCTGATGGATGACTTCCGCAAGTCGGTCCTCGGCAGCATTGCCCTGGAGCTGCCGGTTTGA
- a CDS encoding universal stress protein, producing MFNTVLFPIDQSREAMETASKALELARSHDSRLIVLSVVQPDRPDMHDPAAVAALLEQARQRFVDAGLPCEVVEREGKPAFVICDVADELNVDVIVMGTRGVNLEDDSESTAARVIQLAPCPVLVVP from the coding sequence ATGTTCAACACCGTTCTCTTTCCAATCGACCAGAGCCGGGAGGCGATGGAGACAGCCAGCAAGGCCTTGGAGCTGGCCCGCAGTCACGACAGTCGTCTGATCGTGCTCTCGGTGGTGCAGCCCGACCGGCCGGACATGCACGATCCGGCGGCAGTGGCCGCCTTGCTCGAGCAAGCCCGACAACGCTTCGTCGATGCCGGCCTGCCCTGCGAGGTGGTGGAGCGCGAAGGCAAGCCGGCCTTTGTGATCTGCGATGTGGCCGACGAGTTGAATGTGGATGTGATCGTGATGGGAACCCGCGGGGTGAATCTGGAGGACGACAGCGAAAGCACGGCGGCGCGGGTGATCCAGCTGGCCCCCTGCCCGGTGCTGGTGGTGCCGTGA
- the pgk gene encoding phosphoglycerate kinase codes for MAKRSLASLSGTDLSGKRVLVRVDFNVPLNDAGAITDDTRIRAALPTIKDLLGKGAKVILAAHFGRPKGQVNEGMRLTPVAARLGELLGKPVVKTDSCIGPDAEAKVAAMANGDVVLLENVRFFAEEEKNDAGFAEKLAGLADVYVNDAFGAAHRAHASTEGVTKFLKPAVAGFLMEKELQYLQGAVDEPKRPLAAIVGGSKVSSKIGVLEALIDKCDKVLIGGGMIFTFYKARGLAVGKSLVEDDKLELAKELEAKAAAKGVQLLLPTDVVLADNFAPDANSQVASINAIPDGWMGLDIGPDSIKVFQEALADCQTVIWNGPMGVFEFDKFAAGTNAIATTLADLSGKGCCTIIGGGDSVAAVEKAGLADKMSHISTGGGASLELLEGKVLPGVAALDEAA; via the coding sequence ATGGCGAAGCGTTCCCTGGCCAGCCTCAGTGGCACCGATCTCAGCGGCAAACGCGTTCTCGTGCGGGTTGATTTCAATGTGCCCCTCAACGATGCCGGCGCCATCACCGACGACACCCGCATCCGTGCTGCCCTGCCCACGATCAAGGATCTGCTTGGCAAGGGCGCCAAGGTGATCCTCGCCGCTCACTTCGGCCGCCCCAAGGGACAGGTGAATGAGGGCATGCGTCTGACACCCGTGGCCGCCCGCCTGGGCGAGCTGCTCGGCAAGCCGGTGGTGAAGACCGACAGCTGCATCGGCCCGGATGCCGAGGCCAAGGTGGCCGCCATGGCCAACGGCGATGTGGTGCTGCTGGAGAACGTGCGCTTCTTCGCTGAGGAAGAAAAGAACGACGCCGGTTTCGCTGAAAAGCTGGCTGGCCTGGCCGATGTGTATGTGAACGACGCCTTCGGCGCCGCCCACCGCGCCCACGCCTCCACCGAGGGGGTCACCAAGTTCCTGAAGCCCGCCGTCGCCGGCTTCCTGATGGAGAAAGAGCTGCAGTATCTGCAGGGTGCGGTGGATGAGCCCAAGCGCCCCCTGGCGGCGATCGTGGGCGGCTCCAAGGTGAGCTCCAAGATCGGCGTGCTCGAAGCCCTGATCGACAAGTGCGACAAGGTGCTGATCGGCGGCGGCATGATCTTCACCTTCTACAAGGCCCGCGGCCTCGCAGTGGGCAAGAGCCTGGTGGAAGACGACAAGCTGGAGCTGGCCAAGGAGCTGGAGGCCAAGGCCGCTGCCAAGGGCGTGCAGCTACTCCTGCCCACCGATGTGGTGCTCGCCGACAATTTCGCCCCCGATGCCAACAGCCAGGTGGCCTCGATCAATGCCATCCCCGACGGCTGGATGGGCCTCGACATTGGCCCCGATTCGATCAAGGTGTTCCAGGAGGCCTTGGCCGACTGCCAGACCGTGATCTGGAACGGCCCCATGGGCGTGTTCGAGTTTGACAAGTTCGCCGCCGGCACCAACGCCATCGCCACCACCCTGGCGGATCTGAGCGGCAAGGGCTGCTGCACGATCATCGGTGGCGGCGACTCGGTGGCTGCGGTGGAAAAGGCTGGCCTGGCCGACAAGATGTCGCACATCTCCACCGGTGGTGGTGCCAGCCTCGAGCTGCTCGAAGGCAAGGTGCTGCCCGGCGTCGCCGCCCTCGACGAGGCGGCCTGA
- a CDS encoding nuclear transport factor 2 family protein, with product MRRSALAVLSALLLSASGIAAAPPGRTAEASNANATASASGLVTRLQQALNAPDQNGLDALLAPDQQALIGRRFRRFAADFPDARWSLKAGQPMADGRQTLSLAVSASREMDGQRFTLQASQQLALSVAGGRITGQEVLQEESVLSSASQPFPVSLLIPDAVLTGSRYDVDVVLEQPLGDAMLAGGLIGLTPEQVAAQQSPDIQLEPLGGGGLFKSVKAPYQPGSQTWAALVVHPEGVITVTKRVRVVSDKSQLRL from the coding sequence GTGCGTCGCTCCGCCCTTGCCGTCCTGTCGGCCCTTCTGCTGTCTGCCTCTGGGATCGCCGCTGCCCCGCCCGGCCGCACCGCAGAGGCCAGCAACGCCAACGCCACTGCCAGCGCTTCGGGGCTGGTGACGCGCCTGCAGCAGGCCCTCAACGCCCCCGACCAGAACGGTCTGGATGCCCTGTTGGCCCCGGATCAGCAGGCGTTGATCGGCCGTCGTTTCCGTCGTTTCGCCGCGGATTTCCCCGATGCGCGCTGGAGCCTGAAGGCGGGTCAGCCGATGGCGGATGGGCGTCAGACCCTGTCGCTCGCGGTGAGCGCCAGCCGTGAAATGGATGGCCAGCGCTTCACGCTGCAGGCGAGTCAGCAGCTCGCCCTCAGCGTGGCGGGCGGTCGGATCACCGGGCAGGAGGTGCTGCAGGAAGAGTCGGTGCTCTCCAGCGCCAGCCAGCCCTTCCCCGTGAGCCTCCTGATCCCGGATGCGGTCCTCACCGGCAGTCGTTACGACGTCGACGTGGTGCTGGAGCAACCGCTGGGCGATGCCATGCTCGCCGGTGGCTTGATCGGCCTGACCCCGGAGCAGGTGGCCGCGCAGCAGAGCCCCGACATTCAGCTCGAGCCCCTTGGTGGAGGCGGCCTGTTCAAATCCGTGAAGGCGCCGTATCAGCCCGGCAGTCAGACCTGGGCGGCTCTGGTGGTGCATCCGGAAGGCGTGATCACGGTCACCAAGCGGGTGCGCGTGGTGAGTGACAAGAGTCAGCTCAGGCTCTGA
- the murG gene encoding undecaprenyldiphospho-muramoylpentapeptide beta-N-acetylglucosaminyltransferase yields MSRLLIAASGTGGHLFPALAVAEALPESWNVRWLGVPDRLETQLVPERYGLVTVQAGGLQGRGLRKLLQLVQLIAAAGAVRRLIRRERSTVVFSTGGYIAAPAILAARWCGVPVVLHESNAIPGRVTRLLGRFCQQVAVGLPAAAARIPGCKALVTGTPVRREFLEAQALPDWAPHGDGPLLVVMGGSQGAVGLNRMVRAVLPDLLTAGCRVVHLSGSNDAEAGSLNHPALVERPFSDDIPGLLQHADLVISRAGAGSLSELAVCRTPTVLVPFPQAADQHQDANAACAASLGAAVIVHQHAPEHQALRTTLWRLLGPRLRGCDPAADPLLQLAEGMERLAVRDAEQRLVELLMVLSR; encoded by the coding sequence ATGTCTCGGCTTCTGATCGCTGCCAGCGGCACCGGCGGCCATCTGTTTCCAGCCCTGGCGGTGGCCGAAGCGCTTCCGGAGAGCTGGAACGTGCGCTGGCTCGGGGTTCCCGATCGCCTGGAGACCCAGCTGGTGCCCGAGCGCTATGGGCTGGTGACGGTGCAGGCCGGCGGACTGCAGGGGCGGGGCCTGCGCAAGCTGCTGCAGCTGGTGCAGCTGATCGCCGCCGCTGGTGCTGTGCGCCGCCTGATCCGACGCGAGCGGAGCACGGTGGTGTTCAGCACCGGGGGCTACATCGCCGCACCGGCGATCCTGGCGGCACGCTGGTGCGGTGTGCCGGTGGTGCTGCATGAATCCAATGCCATTCCCGGTCGGGTGACCCGCTTGCTGGGGCGCTTCTGCCAGCAGGTGGCAGTGGGCCTGCCGGCGGCAGCGGCACGGATCCCGGGCTGCAAAGCCCTGGTCACCGGAACGCCGGTGCGACGCGAGTTCCTGGAAGCGCAGGCGCTGCCCGACTGGGCTCCCCATGGCGATGGCCCGCTCCTGGTGGTGATGGGCGGCAGCCAGGGTGCCGTGGGCCTGAACCGGATGGTGCGGGCGGTGCTGCCCGACCTGCTCACCGCCGGTTGCCGGGTGGTGCATCTGAGCGGCAGCAACGATGCCGAGGCGGGCAGCCTCAACCACCCGGCGCTGGTGGAACGTCCCTTCAGCGATGACATTCCCGGGTTGCTGCAACACGCCGATCTGGTGATCAGCCGGGCCGGTGCCGGCAGCCTCAGCGAACTGGCGGTGTGCCGCACGCCAACGGTGCTGGTGCCCTTCCCCCAGGCGGCGGATCAGCACCAGGACGCCAATGCCGCCTGCGCCGCCAGCCTTGGAGCCGCGGTGATCGTGCATCAGCACGCCCCGGAGCATCAGGCGCTGCGCACCACCCTGTGGCGGCTGCTGGGCCCACGCCTGCGCGGCTGCGATCCGGCAGCGGATCCGCTGCTGCAGCTTGCTGAGGGGATGGAACGGCTGGCGGTGCGCGATGCCGAGCAGCGACTGGTGGAGCTGCTGATGGTGCTGAGCAGGTGA
- a CDS encoding antitoxin — protein MRAKLFRNGRSQAVRLPASCRFEGTEVEVQRDELSGVVTLTPIRSTPLEWLRRRSELLESDPEGSFEPLFTAIDRSEVAQERDWP, from the coding sequence ATGAGAGCAAAGCTGTTTCGCAACGGGCGCAGCCAAGCCGTACGGCTGCCGGCCAGCTGCCGTTTTGAGGGCACGGAAGTGGAGGTTCAACGCGATGAACTCAGTGGTGTTGTGACGCTGACCCCGATCAGATCCACGCCTTTGGAGTGGCTCAGGCGCCGCAGCGAACTGCTGGAGAGCGACCCCGAAGGTAGTTTCGAGCCACTGTTTACGGCGATCGATCGAAGCGAAGTCGCTCAGGAGCGCGACTGGCCATGA
- a CDS encoding PIN domain-containing protein — protein sequence MKQVFMLDTNAVRALVDRTSPQLDRWFAEDRCSLSAVVAAELRFGLARRRLSPQREQLVIELLKAIPIQPFEQNAAESYGDLRAQLMQNGITLNAMDLLIAAHAIALNCTLLTADQAFNQVEALESRHWEA from the coding sequence ATGAAGCAAGTGTTCATGCTCGACACGAATGCGGTGCGTGCCCTTGTCGACAGGACATCACCACAACTGGATCGATGGTTCGCCGAAGATCGCTGCTCACTCTCTGCCGTTGTGGCAGCAGAACTGCGTTTCGGCCTAGCTCGGAGGCGCCTGAGCCCCCAGCGTGAGCAACTGGTCATCGAGCTGCTCAAGGCAATCCCGATCCAACCGTTCGAGCAGAACGCTGCGGAAAGCTATGGCGACCTGCGCGCGCAGCTGATGCAAAACGGCATCACCCTCAACGCCATGGATCTGTTGATCGCCGCCCATGCCATTGCCTTGAACTGCACCCTACTGACGGCAGATCAAGCTTTCAACCAGGTGGAAGCTCTTGAGAGCCGGCATTGGGAGGCGTGA